The genomic region AAGCCGCGGTCACCTACGACAGCTACGACAAGGATTCCGCGGTCAAAGGGGCGCTTGCATATGCGAATCTGGGCGATGTTGAAAAAAGCCTGAAAATGCTCGATCGCTCGGTGGATGCCGGATGGATAGACACCGAATTTGTCGTCAAGAACTTTCCGGATTCTGTAAAATCCAGGCCCGAATTCAAAAACATCCTCGCGAACATGAATCCGGGATATTCGGGATAAAGGCCCATCAAGCGACTATATTCAGCCTGTATCCGCATTGTCCGCAATATGGAAGCCGGGATCTCGCGCGCGCGCTGTAGCCGTCCCTTTCGATTACTATCGCACCGCAATTAGGACACAGAGTGTCCGAATCCATGCCGACGACGTTCCCGGGATACACGTGCGAAAGCCCCGCGTCGCGGCCAATCTGAATTGCCTTGCGCAACGTTTCCATCGGAGTCGGCGGCACGCGCCAATTTTCCTGCGGGAAGCTCCGCGTCAGATGCCAGGGAGTCTCGCGGCCGCACTCTGCAAAAATCCACTTGGCCATTTGCCCAAGCTCGCCCGGCGAGTCGTTGTAACCGGGGATTATATTCGTCACAACTTCGACATGCGCTCCGGCGCGCACGGCCTTTTCGATGCGCTTTAGTATTATTTTTGTATCGGCAAAGCCGGCAATTTTTCTGGCGGACTCGGGATTCAGGAATTTCAAATCCGCACGGTATGCATCGGTCACTTTCAGCAAATCGGAAAGCGGTTTATCCTCTATGTAAGCGTTTGTTACAAGTGCCGTGTAATATCCGGCTTCCTTGGCCGCAGCAAAAACATCGAGCACGTATTCAACCCAAATCGTCGGTTCGTTGTAAGTGAAGGCGATACCGCGCGAACCGGTGGATGCTATCAGCGCGATCAGTTCCGCGGCCGATATCCGGGACGTCCTCGCAAGGACGTCAGCTTCATAGCGCGCATAAGATATGTCGCAATTTTGGCAATGGACACATTTCAAATTGCATCCTATGGTTCCAACCGAAAGCGTCTTGGATCCGGGATGAAAATGGTACAGGGGTTTTTTTTCGATGGGATCGACCGCGACAGCCGCCGGCCTGGCATATACGGTTGTGAAAAGAGCTCCTTCGAGATTGAGTCTGATTCCGCAATATCCCAGCTCGCCACCCTTAATCAAGCACCTGCGCGGACAAAGCCCGCATCTGACCGAGCCGCCCTCCTCCGCTTGCCAGTATTTGGCCTCCGAAAGGGAATCCTCGAAGGCCGGCTTCCTGTCGGGTACGCGAAAACCGTACGAATTGGTGCAATCTTGCATAACCAAAAGTATAGCGGATAAAATCCGCGTCGGCGGTTTTCCGCCGAAGGTGCCGGCTTGAGCGATTTGGGCAAGGTAATCGGAGTGGGTCATTGCACAGTGGACATAATCTGCCCCTTCGGCAGCTTTCCCGCGCTTGACCGCAAAACGGAAATAGACAGGCTCGAAATTCAGGGCGGCGGCCCGGCCGCGAACGCGATGGCCGCTCTTGCAAAGCTGGGAGTGCGCACCGCCATCGTTTCACGCATGGGCACCGATATATTCGGCCAGTTTGCCCGGCGCGACCTCCTGCGCCGCGATATCGAATGCACGCACCTATTTATGGATAGGGAAACCCGCTCTCCGTTGTCGGTAGTCATCGCGTGTAAAGAAGATGCAACCCGGACCATAGTCGTATACAAAGGGGAAAACCGCGAAGTAGAGCCGGCGTGGCTGGAACCGGAGTGGATCGCAACCGGAGCGTACCTGCATATTGACGGACATCAGCTTCCCGCATCGCTGAAGCTGGCCAAGGAGTTCAAGCAAACCGGACGGCCGATTATGTTCGACGCGGGCAGCTGGCGCGACGGTACCGAGGAGTTGTTGTCTCTTGCCGACACGGTAATTGCAAGCCGCGATTTCGCCAGCAGGCTTTCATCGGATCCGAAAGAAGCGCTTGTCCGCCTTGCAGGGTATGGAGCGAAATTCTGCGCGATTACGCTGGGCGCGGACGGATGTATCGGGCGCGACGCCGACGGCGCGATTGTGGAATCCCGCGGGTTCGCGGTGGAAGCCCGCGATACGACCGGCGCGGGAGACGTTTTCCACGGAGCGTACATTTACGCCGAATTAAGCGGATATGAATTCGTCGAGCGGCTGGAATTCGCGAACGCGGCTGCCGCAATGAAATGCAGGGAATTGGGAGCGCGCGGAGGCTTGCCTGCGGCGGACGAGGTGCGCGAGTTTATCGAAAGGAGCGGGCGCTCCTGAGCTGGCGTTCCTCGGCGGAGGGAGGAGTCGAACCTCCCGCCCGGCACAACCGGGCCAACGGTTTTGAAGACCGCGGGGGCCACCGGACCCCTTCAACCGCCTCCCTTTGAATTTTACACCGCAAATCTTTTTTGAAAGCAGGAAGGCGGATCGTTGCAAAAAAAAAAAAAAAAAAGCGGCCGAGGGATCAGCCGCATCGGATAAATACACTGTCACCCAAGGTCAACCCGCTGTCGGGGGGGGAAACGGGTTTTAAACCTGGGCGACTGACACTATTCTACCCGAATACAAGATATTTGCAAGCGCAATTGCCGAAAACCGGAAAATTACCCTTCAAAACGCAAGCTTGATAAAATTTCACAAATTCATAAAAGCAGCGACATAAGTGGCATTGCGAACGGGTTTTCCGGACTGAACTTACCGGCCTGCAGTCACGATTTATACAGGCTATATTCCATTGCCAAATTGTTAACTGGCCGAGGTCTTGGCGAAGGCGCCCAAGCGGCGGTTCATCGCAAAGGCGTCCACCTGTATTCGGGAAAGTAGGCCAATATCCAACAAAAGTAACCTTCGAGCTTGTTTGCTCCGAGCTTCCTAAGAAGCGCCTGACTGGGGTGGTTTTCGTGCCAGATGTGCGCGGTGGCCTGCCCGTCAACGGCAAGCATATGGTCCACTTGAAACGCAGCCAGGCTGGACGCGTAGCCTTTCCCGCGCAGATGCTCCGGTGTGTGGATCATCGCCATTGTCCGCGACAAATGAGTCGCGCTCCAACTTACCTGCTCGCCGCCGTGCTCGCATACGAAGGACGGCCCGCTTTCAAGGCAATGTTTTATGTATTTGCCTTCTTTATCACCGTATGGCCAGGTTTCCCGCAACTTCTCCAGTAATTCAAGTCCGTTTCCCAGCCGGCATTCGTGTTTCACGCGGTCGCTAAACCTTGGCTCGCCCTTGAAGTACCAAAGCTCGGCTCCATGAACGAAATCGAAGCCGGGCCTGTCGATTTGAAAACCCGCCTCGCGGGCTGCGACGGCGGCCGCAACCTCGGTCTGGCTGATGAACATATAAGGCGTGCCGGGAGCTACTCCATCCGGCGCCTCCCTGGGCTGCCACACACCTCTGGATGGAAAATCTTTGGGAAATTCCCCTTCCCCAAGCAGGATTGAGCGCATTGCCGGCAGCCAAAGCGACTTGTCGGACGCATGGCCGGTTATCCAGTCCTGCCCGCAGATTATGGCGATGCGTGGATCGGCGGGTTTGTCCACAAGCACGGCCGGCCTTGGAACTTCCGGATGGAGCGGCGCGGAGAGCCTGCAAAAATTCAGCACAAGCGGATTGCCGCTGCCAAGCACAGCTTCAAACGCATCTGCGTAACCTGATTCCTGAATGCGATAAAGCACCGCGCATAATATCGCATAAAATTGCGTCTGCAGCGCTGAATCTCTTTTGGCGCCCGCAAAGATTTGTTAGAATTCGTCCGTGGACAACTGGAATTTTGCAGAGCTCGCCACCGCGTATTTGATCACATTCGGCTGGGCGATTGTGGGTTCCGTCGGAATGGGGCTCGGCCTTGCAATCACACTGAAACTTTTCACACTCCTGACACCAGGGGTGGACGAGTGGAAGATGGTTAAGGAAGGCAACATCCCAATCGGAATAATACTTGCGAGCGTCGTGATCGCCTGCGGAATCGTGGTGGCTGCCGCAATCAGACCTTAGCGGGGAATCCAATGCGTACATAGGGGGGGAGCGCTTTTGCGCGGCTGCGCGGCCATTGCTTTTTTCAGCAATAGTAATTACACTTCCATTACCTAAATCTGGCGAGGGAGCCGATGAGCGTAGCGAGAGAAGTGAGACGTGACGGCGGCCAGGGCGCGTGGATCGCGTTCGGGATCATCGTATTGGCGGTGCTTGGGTACTTCGGATACAAGTCGCTCATGCAGCGGCCCGGCCCGGAGGTGATTCTAGTCGCAAACGGACGAATGCCTCTTAAGGGGATGAAAGTCAAAATCACGGAAAGCAACGTGGTTTCCGACCGGCTCAACGTTGCGTATTCGGTGAGCCAGAATGGAGTTGTAAAACCGATTTTCGCATGGCGCACCGAACAGAACTGGCCAACGTATCAAATTTGGCCTACTGCCGGCCAGCCGTGGTGCGTGTTTCCTTTGACGTATTTCGATCCGCAAACCCAAAACAACAAGTCGGCGTTTTTCAGAATGGATCCGCCCAAGTTTGCTCCCTACCGTATTCAGGACAGCGAGGCGATCGCGGAAGACTACGTAGGAACAAAGCCTCCGACGTTGTTCTTTGGCACAATTCAGCACATTGTTCCGAACGAATTGTCGGGTTACGACGTGATGGATTTCCAGGGAGTGTACGGGCCTTTTCTGGAAAAATCGAAAACCGATTTTTCCCCTTCCAACTCGCTCTACCACATGTATAACGAAGAACTCAAGTGGTACTCGTACATCAAGTATTCCAATTTCAGCGAGGACTTTGCGGACTACTACGAAATCCGGCAGGATCCGTCAAAAATGCAAATGGCGTACATGGGGGTTATGCTCCGGCATGACGGGCAAAACACGACCGGACTTATCCATTTCATGTCGCGTGACCTCGGCGGAGGCTACAAGTTCAGGCTGACGGACGCGATAGTCAATTACAACAAAGCGCTGAAAAAAGCCGAGATTCTCTGGTACAGCGATCCGGACGTTAACCGCAAGGCCGGCACAATGAAGATGCTTCAGCTAAGACAGGCGTTCAAGCTGGAAAACGGAAAGCTTCTTATGGCGGGCGAATACGGTACCTGGGGATCGCCATCAAGCCTGGTGGCGGGCTCCAGAAAATGGCAGTTGGTAGAGATGGACTTGGTCGGCGTGCGGCCCAAGCCCAAGGTGATCTGGGAGCAGCCCGCGGAAAAAGGCAAATACATTGCTTCGACAATCGCGGTCCAATGGGTGCCCAAGGGCTGCGATCCGGTGATTACTTTCACCACTTACGATCCGAACACGAAAAAGCCAAAGCAGGGACAACCGGATTGGCTGGCCAGGTTCAAAATGGATGAATCCAAGCTGGGCAGGGTGAGTGCGGAAGGCGTGGACGTTCAAAGCGTGTTTTGGGGACGAAGCGGCAAATATCTTTGGTATCTCGGCCACGACAAGGAGAACAAAAGCTCGCTTTACAGGTGGGATCCCGCCACCGGGGAAAACAAGCTGATAATCCTTCTCGACGACGAGGAGTAGCGCGCCTTGTCGAACTGGAGTACGCGGCATGGAGCCGCGACATCTTTAAAAACCGGCAAGAGGTTTAACTTAAAATCGCGCTTTTTCGGGAACCTTTTCCGGAAACCTGGGTCTAATTAATTCGAGGATGCGGGGAATTGGATGGATTCATCGCTTCTTCCCCCGGAAGTACCGGCTTCCGGGGGTTTTTTTTTGCGCGGATGCATTCGCGACAGGCCGACTCCGTCAAACGCTGCATTTTATGGCCGAATCGGCTCGATTCCCTGTGTTATCATCGCTTTGATGGAGCGTTTTCCAGCTTGTTTGGCTGTTGTCCTAATCCTTTCCGCACTCGTTTTGCCTGGCTATGAGACCTGGGCCGAAACAAATCAGGCAAGGATCGTCGTGAAAGCGGGCATTTCCGGCCACCTAACCCCGCTTGTTGACCCATCGCGCAAGCTTCCCGCCGCCGGAGGCCTGTTTCCGGTTGACGGAATACTGGGCGACCCAACGCCGCTGATCGTCACTTACGATTTGAAGGAAATGTCGCTTCCGCCGGGAAAATACTGGGCTGAAGCGAAAAGTGCAAGCAGCCGGGACTTTTCCGCAAGCGTGAGCAAAAGCTTTTCATTCAATGGTTCACCGGTGCTCCTGGAGCTTCCGGTTGATGTTTCGGGTTTCGACGGTGAACGGCTTGAAGTGGTTGCGCTGATTCGGGACAATGCGGGAAAGACCGTATATGGGCCGGAGAATTTGGCGGTTGTCGCGTTGGATTCGTCTCGGCTGTATATGCTTGCGGTATGCGAGCCGGAAACAGATTCGCCCGAGACTTTGAGTGAGCGGGGACTGACGATTTCGGTCTTCCGGATTGCCCCGGATGAAATGCCCGGCACCGCGCGCCCTCTCAAAGATTTCGCCGGAGTTTCACTAACTCCGGGAAGCTGGAATGCAATGCGGTCAGAAGCGAAAGCGGCTGTCGGCGCGCTTCCGTTATATGGAGTTCCCGTTGTTTTCTGCGGGAAAATCCCCGATGAAATGCGGGAGACCCGCCGTGTTTTTTCCTGCGGCGACTCACTGGAATCTGCTCTACGATTGGTGCTTAAACTGGCTTCAGACTCGATTGCCAGGCTGAATGCGCCTTCATCGTCTCTTGTCGGCGATGCGGCAATTTCCAAGGCAGAGACCATACTCCAACCCACTTACGCCGTGGACATCAGGCCGCCGGTTGTTCCGCAGCTTATTCATCTTGGAGACATCGGGCTTACGCTATCCAATCTGGAAAAAGTCAGCCGCAGGCCGAATCTCGAATTTCTTGCGGCGCGTTATTTATTGGAACGGACAAACCTTCCCGCCCAAAAAGTCTTGAGCGAAAGCATTGTGTCGGAAAGCGGGCAACCGCTTTCGGTGCCGTCCGATTATTCGATGAAAACGAACGGAAGGGTGCGATCGCGCGCAATTTTGGGCACGGCCGCCGCGATAATTCTGGCAGCGATAGGCGCGCCGCTTGCCTTCATTATGCGCGGCGTCAGAGGATTCATTGCGGGAGCGATTCTGCTGGCAGGATCGGCCATTGCCATATCGGGAGCGAAGGCGACCCCTTTGCCGAAAACGGTGACTTCCATTGTGCAGGATGCGACTATAAACAGCAAGCTTGTCACAAGGATGGCATACTTTGTTGGACCGATTGACACGTTAATCGAAATTCCGCATGACGAAAAAATTGCCGGAGTCGGAATTCTAAAATTCGATGATTCGTTCGCGGACAATGCATGGTCGTACGAATTGACCGAACGCGGAGTGGTTGTCAAATCGCCGGCTTCTTTTTTGGAATTGACCAGGGTAGAGGTGAGAACGGAATCTTCTGGCAAGTTCCCGATAAACATTGAGGAAGTTGCGGACGGCGTCCCCCGGCGCATTGCTTTCCATAACGGCTCGGAGCAGGCTCTTTCTGAAGTTTTCGTCGCGGAAGGCGACAGACTTATATCGCTAGGAAACATTACACCGGGAGAAACCGTCGAAGTGGAAATTGTTCCCCCCCAACCCTCTACGCTGTGGAGAACGGTGGGCATAATCACATCGGGCAGCGATCCGGTTTTTTGGATGCTGGGCACAATGTATAAAAACCGCTTGGGAAGGCTTGCCAGGCAGGAGCAAGCGGACAACGGTCCGCATGTTTTCGGCGTCGCCCGACCAATCAAAGATGTTTCTTTGATGGATGTACTGCGCAGCTTCGGGGGAACGGGAACGATATTTGCTTCCCGATACGTCGGCGCGCCTTGGGGGCTTGCTGGATTCGAATCCGATACAAGCGATTTGACGATCATTGAACATTGCGGCGCAGCGGATTCGGTGAGCGGCAATGAAAGCTGATCGGCCCATTCCCGGGCCGCCGTCCGCCAGGCGCAAGTCCGGCGGGGGCGCTACCGAAGGATTTGTTTTCATTGAATCCGGCTGGAATCTTTGGGCGCATTTTCGAAGTGTTGTTCCCCGTCTGTTTCCGCAGATGTCGGCCGCTTTCCTGGCGGGATTGCTTTTCCTGGCCGCTGATTTGCTTGTATGGTGGCTTGCGCCGGATTCCGCGTACGTTTATTCCCGCTCGCAGGTCGGAAAAATTTTCGTGCAGTCCTGGGATCGCGCGTTCATCTCCATTCTGGCGTTTATTTCGGTGGATGTCGGCATCAAGCTTGCACGGCACTCAAACCTGTCGGCGGAGCGCGGCTTTTGGAGCGTCTTGGAAAGCTTCATTCGCAATGCACTGCTCTGCATCGCCGCGGTTGCGCCGGGTTTGGTAAGGTTTTGCACGGCTCTGCCGGAGTTCGGAATAAGCAATACTTTCGTGCCAAGAATCGCCGTTTACCTTTTGCTTAATCTTGCGATAATCACACTTGTCGTCGGAGGCGCGGGAGCATTGGTCGGCGAAGCCGCGGCCTGCGCAAGAAGAAAAGGATTCACCGCTGCGCCATTTCTGATGTTATTTTTCCCTTTGGCGACGTCTGCGGCTTACTTTCCGCACGGGGAGCCGGGCTGGTCGCACCCGTTGTCGCAGCTTCTTCTGCCTCTCAATCCAGGAAGGTGCGCGGGGCTTGCCACGAATCCGGACAGACTCGGACTTTTTTTCGGGATTTCCTCGTATGCCGACGGCGCAGTGACTCTCGCATTGCTTTTGGTCATGATTGCCGGAGTCCAACTGCTTTTCGCCGGGCTTATTTGGATTGCATCCGAGCTTTATTCGCTATTGATTAAGATTATGCGTTCAGAGGACTTTGCGGCGGCGGCTGCAGTGGCCGTATCTTCAATCGCGGTTTGGGGAACGGCCATCCCGCTGTTTCTATCGGAGAATCCGTTAAGAGGTGTAAGCGTTCCGGCCGCGGATCTGCCGGGGCTTGCGGGCGCGTTGCTGGTCTCTTCCGCGTTTTGGGGCGTGATTGCGGTTACTTATTTGTTCGCGCGCGCCGGCGAAAATGTCCGAGCCAAAAGCGAAATTGGATGGAAAATACGAAGTTTTTCCACCGGCGCGGCCGCCGCTTTCATTTTGCCCGGGGCGGTGCTGGCGGGCGCCATCGCGGTTTTGGGCGCGGCCGACCAAACGGAAGGCTTTGCGATCCTCTCGGTTTTTTTGCTGCTCGGCGCAGCGGGTACGGGAATTGCGCTTGCATTTTCCCGCATCGGGTCTATTCAAAGAGGTGCAATTGCGGCGACAGTCACGGCGTTGTTTGTCGCATTTTCGTCAGCGGGCGGATATGGAACCAGCTCCGCCGCAAACGATTTTTTCCTGCTTTTGGATCCATACGGCCCCGCGGCTTCTCTGGTGGCATTTGCCG from bacterium harbors:
- the amrS gene encoding AmmeMemoRadiSam system radical SAM enzyme; this encodes MVMQDCTNSYGFRVPDRKPAFEDSLSEAKYWQAEEGGSVRCGLCPRRCLIKGGELGYCGIRLNLEGALFTTVYARPAAVAVDPIEKKPLYHFHPGSKTLSVGTIGCNLKCVHCQNCDISYARYEADVLARTSRISAAELIALIASTGSRGIAFTYNEPTIWVEYVLDVFAAAKEAGYYTALVTNAYIEDKPLSDLLKVTDAYRADLKFLNPESARKIAGFADTKIILKRIEKAVRAGAHVEVVTNIIPGYNDSPGELGQMAKWIFAECGRETPWHLTRSFPQENWRVPPTPMETLRKAIQIGRDAGLSHVYPGNVVGMDSDTLCPNCGAIVIERDGYSARARSRLPYCGQCGYRLNIVA
- a CDS encoding DUF350 domain-containing protein; the encoded protein is MGLGLAITLKLFTLLTPGVDEWKMVKEGNIPIGIILASVVIACGIVVAAAIRP